From Candidatus Hydrogenedentota bacterium, one genomic window encodes:
- the aroC gene encoding chorismate synthase, whose protein sequence is MLRYLTAGESHGRGVFCLLEGLPAGLRVQPDDINFWLAERQKGYGRGGRQRIEKDEVDVLAGIRGGITLGGPILMAVWNRDFKNWTDAMDPWAPSTGPRANKIVQPRPGHADLVGAIKYGHDDCRNILERASARETAGRVAAGALCRKFLAEFGVDLAGHVVQIGSAIAHTEKVASEDIRKLSMKSQVRCVDKEASAKMVEVIKKAKRDKDSLGGIVEVRAWGLPLGLGDYIQWDRKLDARISQAMMSIQAVKGVEIGLGFRGAARAGSKFHDEIAYEPRKRVGGKYRRLSNNLGGFEGSMTTGEEIVVRVMKKPISTLMKPLRSVNMSTHEPALAVLERSDTCAVPALAIIVESALAIVLAEAYIEKFGGNTVEEMKRNFDSYVDYVNDK, encoded by the coding sequence GCTGGCCTCCGCGTCCAACCCGACGACATCAACTTCTGGCTCGCCGAACGGCAAAAGGGCTACGGTCGCGGTGGCCGCCAGCGCATCGAGAAGGACGAAGTGGATGTGCTCGCCGGCATACGCGGCGGCATCACGCTCGGCGGCCCCATCCTAATGGCCGTCTGGAACCGCGATTTCAAGAACTGGACCGACGCCATGGACCCCTGGGCTCCGTCTACCGGACCGCGCGCCAACAAGATCGTCCAGCCACGCCCAGGCCACGCGGACCTCGTCGGAGCCATCAAGTATGGACACGACGACTGCCGCAACATTCTTGAGCGCGCCTCCGCCCGCGAGACTGCCGGACGCGTCGCCGCCGGTGCCCTCTGCCGGAAGTTTCTCGCTGAATTCGGCGTCGACCTCGCCGGTCACGTCGTCCAAATCGGTTCCGCCATCGCCCATACCGAAAAGGTCGCGTCCGAAGACATCCGCAAGCTCTCCATGAAGTCCCAGGTCCGCTGCGTCGACAAAGAAGCCAGCGCCAAGATGGTCGAGGTCATCAAGAAAGCCAAGCGCGACAAGGACTCCCTTGGCGGTATCGTCGAAGTCCGTGCCTGGGGACTTCCCCTGGGTCTCGGCGACTACATCCAATGGGACCGCAAGCTCGATGCCCGCATCTCCCAGGCCATGATGAGCATTCAGGCCGTCAAGGGCGTCGAAATCGGACTCGGCTTCCGTGGCGCCGCCCGCGCCGGTAGCAAGTTCCACGATGAGATCGCCTACGAGCCCAGGAAGCGAGTGGGGGGGAAGTACCGCCGGCTCTCCAACAACCTCGGCGGATTCGAAGGCAGCATGACGACTGGCGAAGAAATCGTTGTCCGGGTCATGAAGAAACCCATCAGCACCCTCATGAAACCCTTGCGCAGCGTTAACATGTCCACCCACGAGCCCGCCCTCGCTGTCCTTGAACGAAGCGATACCTGCGCCGTGCCCGCACTTGCCATCATCGTCGAGTCCGCGCTCGCCATCGTTTTGGCCGAGGCGTACATTGAGAAGTTCGGCGGCAACACGGTGGAAGAGATGAAACGGAATTTCGATAGTTACGTTGACTACGTAAACGATAAATGA